A section of the Bacillus pumilus genome encodes:
- a CDS encoding extracellular solute-binding protein: MGRKKLWLIAFVLLFAASGILSACSSKGASSSDEKVDLDKKVKLTWMAILYHQQPPKDSVLKEIEKLTNTELDITWVPDAVKEDRLNSALAAGNLPQIVTIQDIKNSSAINAFRSGMFWEVGPYLKDYPNLSKMNKLINKNASIDGKLYGIYRERPLSRQGIVIRKDWLENLNLDTPKTLDDLYEVAKAFTEKDPNQNGKADTIGFTDRNDLIYGAFKTLGSYEGMPTDWKEENGKFTPDFMTDEYMNTMKYMKKLRDNGYINKDFPVTSKTQQQELFSQGKAGIYVGNMVDAVNLRDDATDKNMKVDILNRIKGPDGKERVWASGGHNGIFAFPKTSVKSEAELKRILAFFDRIAEEDVYGLMTYGIDGEHYKKEEGNTFVREESQVKSWQTDVQPLVSLVGIDKRYLKNKGDAVRTKYEELEEDNQKIIVANPAESLYSETASERGNELKKIIDDATYKFILGDINEEQFKKDVEKWKSNGGNKIIEEYEASFKKSK, translated from the coding sequence ATGGGGAGAAAGAAATTATGGTTGATTGCGTTTGTCCTGTTATTTGCAGCAAGCGGTATTTTATCTGCATGTTCAAGCAAAGGAGCAAGTTCATCAGATGAAAAGGTTGATTTAGACAAAAAAGTAAAGCTGACATGGATGGCGATTCTCTATCATCAGCAGCCGCCGAAAGATTCGGTTTTAAAAGAGATTGAGAAGCTCACAAACACAGAACTTGATATTACGTGGGTGCCTGATGCTGTGAAGGAAGACCGGTTGAATTCTGCACTTGCCGCAGGAAATTTGCCGCAGATCGTGACGATTCAAGACATTAAGAATTCGTCTGCTATTAATGCGTTCAGATCAGGTATGTTCTGGGAAGTCGGTCCGTATTTAAAGGATTATCCAAATTTAAGTAAGATGAACAAACTGATTAATAAAAATGCCTCTATAGATGGTAAGCTTTATGGCATTTATAGAGAGAGACCACTTTCAAGACAAGGAATTGTCATTCGAAAGGATTGGCTTGAAAATTTAAATTTGGATACACCAAAAACGTTGGATGATCTTTATGAGGTAGCGAAAGCTTTTACTGAAAAAGATCCGAATCAAAACGGAAAAGCGGATACAATTGGCTTTACGGATCGGAACGATTTGATTTATGGGGCATTTAAAACACTTGGTTCATATGAGGGAATGCCAACAGACTGGAAAGAAGAGAACGGCAAATTCACGCCAGATTTTATGACAGATGAGTATATGAATACGATGAAGTATATGAAAAAATTACGTGATAATGGCTATATCAACAAAGACTTCCCTGTGACAAGCAAAACGCAGCAACAGGAATTATTCTCACAAGGAAAAGCAGGGATCTATGTTGGAAATATGGTAGACGCAGTGAACTTGAGAGATGACGCGACAGATAAAAACATGAAAGTCGATATACTGAACCGAATTAAAGGCCCAGATGGCAAAGAACGAGTATGGGCATCAGGTGGTCATAATGGCATCTTCGCATTCCCTAAAACAAGCGTGAAATCAGAGGCAGAATTAAAGCGAATTTTAGCCTTCTTTGATCGCATTGCAGAAGAAGATGTCTATGGTCTCATGACGTACGGTATAGATGGTGAGCATTATAAGAAAGAAGAAGGGAATACATTTGTCAGGGAAGAAAGCCAAGTGAAAAGCTGGCAGACAGATGTACAGCCGCTTGTCAGTCTAGTAGGCATTGATAAACGGTACTTGAAAAATAAAGGGGATGCGGTTCGTACAAAATATGAAGAGCTAGAAGAAGACAACCAAAAGATCATCGTCGCCAATCCTGCTGAAAGCCTGTATTCAGAAACAGCTTCAGAACGAGGAAATGAATTGAAAAAAATCATTGATGATGCGACCTATAAGTTCATTCTTGGAGACATCAATGAAGAACAATTTAAAAAAGATGTAGAGAAGTGGAAATCAAATGGCGGTAATAAAATCATTGAAGAATATGAAGCTTCTTTTAAGAAATCAAAATAA
- a CDS encoding carbohydrate ABC transporter permease: MKGRLFNLFNYSFLLMFALICVLPFIHVIAASFATVEEVITKKFILFPTTFSLEAYRYIFSTDIVYRSLIVSILVTLVGTAVSMFLSSLMAYGLSRQELKGRRTLMFLVVFTMLFSGGMIPTFIVVKTLGLLDTYWSLILPVAINAFNLIILKNFFQNIPASLEESAKMDGCNDLGIFFKIVLPLSLPAIATISLFYAVTYWNTYMTAILYLNDSVKWPIQVLLRQIVIVSSGMQGDMSDMGSSTPPPDQTIKMAVIVVATIPVLLVYPFIQKHFNKGALLGSVKG; the protein is encoded by the coding sequence ATGAAAGGCCGATTGTTCAACTTATTTAATTACTCTTTTCTACTCATGTTCGCATTAATATGTGTGCTTCCGTTCATCCATGTCATTGCTGCCTCTTTTGCTACAGTAGAAGAGGTCATCACGAAGAAGTTTATCTTATTCCCGACCACGTTTTCTTTAGAGGCCTATCGGTATATTTTCTCGACGGATATTGTGTACCGCAGCCTTATTGTGTCCATTCTTGTCACACTCGTTGGAACAGCTGTCAGCATGTTTTTGTCCTCACTCATGGCATATGGGCTGTCTCGTCAGGAGCTAAAAGGCCGGAGAACATTGATGTTTCTCGTTGTCTTCACGATGCTGTTTAGCGGTGGGATGATTCCGACGTTTATTGTGGTGAAAACGCTTGGTCTGCTTGATACTTATTGGTCACTGATTCTACCGGTTGCGATCAATGCGTTCAATTTGATCATTTTGAAAAACTTTTTTCAAAACATTCCGGCAAGCCTTGAGGAATCAGCGAAGATGGATGGCTGTAACGATTTAGGAATTTTCTTTAAAATTGTGCTGCCGCTTTCTTTGCCTGCTATTGCGACCATTTCACTTTTTTATGCCGTGACGTATTGGAATACGTATATGACCGCCATCCTGTATTTAAATGATTCAGTGAAGTGGCCGATTCAGGTGCTGCTAAGGCAGATTGTCATTGTTTCGAGCGGAATGCAAGGGGATATGTCGGATATGGGATCATCCACACCACCGCCAGACCAAACGATTAAAATGGCTGTCATTGTGGTAGCAACGATTCCCGTTCTGCTTGTCTATCCATTTATCCAAAAGCATTTCAATAAAGGGGCATTATTAGGTTCTGTAAAAGGTTAA
- a CDS encoding NAD-dependent epimerase/dehydratase family protein, translated as MKITIIGGCGVIGRILTKALSSECEITIIDQTSCLKGVILADATNEQELYEAIPRDTDVIIHLLNMEMTHDVMNREEFEKMSDIFWRSSYSMFRSAARLGIRKVIFASSNHVTDRYEKDGRSLLGRHMTTDDVPATKNVYGILKFASEQLGRLFHDQTGMSVINLRIGTVVTDEMEALHEKERTKRTLLSHEDLVGIIKAAIETAVPFGTYYAVSENEEKPWSTENTKQELGYKPHKNTTEILEENDQA; from the coding sequence ATGAAGATCACGATCATTGGCGGATGTGGTGTGATCGGCCGTATTTTAACAAAAGCGCTCTCTTCTGAATGCGAGATCACTATCATTGATCAAACGAGCTGTCTAAAAGGAGTCATTTTGGCAGATGCAACGAATGAACAGGAATTATATGAGGCGATCCCGCGAGATACAGATGTCATCATACACCTTTTAAACATGGAGATGACACATGATGTGATGAATCGTGAGGAGTTTGAAAAAATGAGTGATATTTTTTGGAGAAGCTCTTATTCTATGTTTCGATCAGCTGCAAGGCTTGGCATTCGAAAAGTCATTTTTGCAAGCAGCAATCACGTGACCGATCGTTATGAAAAAGATGGCCGTTCCTTACTAGGGCGACATATGACAACAGACGATGTACCTGCGACTAAAAATGTGTATGGTATTTTAAAATTTGCTTCTGAACAGCTAGGCCGGTTGTTCCACGATCAAACTGGAATGTCTGTTATCAATTTGCGGATTGGAACAGTTGTGACAGATGAGATGGAAGCATTACACGAGAAAGAACGGACGAAACGAACACTTCTTTCACATGAAGATCTAGTAGGGATAATAAAGGCGGCAATTGAAACGGCCGTGCCCTTTGGAACATATTACGCTGTATCAGAAAACGAAGAAAAGCCTTGGTCTACGGAAAACACGAAGCAGGAATTGGGCTACAAACCTCATAAGAATACGACGGAAATCCTTGAAGAAAATGATCAGGCATAG
- a CDS encoding dienelactone hydrolase family protein, with translation MEKESKREQLLSLLGEMPERHRVEAYTLKIEDRESYVVETLILSINGVEEVPAYFVKPKDTVKKRPVVLFQHSHGGNYVDGKEELIKGAHYLQETSYAKEFTSKGYSVLAIDHSGFGERRGRTESEIFKEMLLTGKVMWGMMLYESMCAIDYVLSRSDVLPDRLAVFGMSMGGLLSWWTAALDERVGVCIDLCAQVDHHTLIETNNLDRHSFYYYVPSLANHFTAADIQEMIFPRPHLSLVGKLDPLTPAEGVARIQKRLSQTYQAASLKERYQLVGLHAGHFETATMRHEATRFLKKWL, from the coding sequence ATGGAAAAGGAAAGCAAACGTGAACAACTGCTCAGTCTGTTAGGAGAAATGCCAGAACGCCATCGCGTGGAGGCATATACGTTAAAGATCGAGGATCGTGAATCTTATGTAGTCGAAACACTCATTCTTTCAATCAATGGTGTAGAGGAAGTGCCCGCTTATTTTGTGAAGCCGAAGGATACGGTGAAAAAAAGACCCGTTGTGCTCTTTCAGCACTCTCATGGCGGGAACTACGTCGATGGGAAGGAAGAACTCATCAAGGGTGCTCATTATTTGCAAGAAACTTCATATGCGAAAGAGTTCACTTCAAAAGGCTATAGTGTCCTAGCTATCGATCATTCAGGATTTGGTGAGAGAAGAGGAAGAACCGAAAGTGAAATTTTTAAGGAAATGCTTTTAACAGGGAAAGTGATGTGGGGCATGATGCTGTATGAAAGCATGTGCGCAATCGATTATGTGTTATCTCGATCTGACGTGCTGCCGGACCGGTTAGCTGTTTTTGGAATGTCAATGGGCGGGCTTCTTTCCTGGTGGACAGCTGCGCTTGATGAGAGAGTCGGTGTGTGTATTGATCTTTGCGCACAGGTCGATCACCACACATTAATTGAAACAAACAATCTAGACAGGCATAGCTTTTATTACTATGTACCAAGCTTAGCAAATCACTTTACGGCAGCTGATATTCAGGAAATGATTTTTCCAAGGCCGCATTTAAGCTTAGTTGGAAAACTTGATCCACTCACGCCTGCTGAAGGCGTCGCACGCATTCAAAAGAGATTGAGCCAAACTTATCAAGCGGCTTCATTGAAAGAACGGTATCAGCTTGTTGGTCTTCATGCAGGTCATTTTGAAACAGCTACAATGCGTCACGAGGCTACTCGATTCTTAAAAAAATGGCTGTAA
- the leuS gene encoding leucine--tRNA ligase, which yields MSFQHREIEKKWQDYWLTHKTFATSDSEDKPKFYALDMFPYPSGAGLHVGHPEGYTATDILSRMKRMQGYDVLHPMGWDAFGLPAEQYALDTGNDPAVFTEENINNFRRQIQSLGFSYDWDREINTTDPNYYKWTQWIFLKLYEKGLAYIDEVPVNWCPALGTVLANEEVIDGKSERGGHPVERRPMKQWMLKITAYADRLLEDLEDIDWPESIKDMQRNWIGRSEGAHVHFEIEGHDEQFTVFTTRPDTLFGATYAVLAPEHALVEKITTATQKEAVEAYIKEIQSKSDLERTDLAKTKTGIFTGAYAVNPLNGEKMPIWIADYVLATYGTGAIMAVPAHDERDYEFAKTFDLPIKAVVEGGDIEEEAYTGDGKHINSDFLDGLGKEEAIEKVIAWLEEHQKGEKKVTYRLRDWLFSRQRYWGEPIPIIHWEDGTSSAVSEEDLPLILPKTTEIKPSGTGESPLANIKDWVEVVDPVTGKKGRRETNTMPQWAGSCWYFLRYIDPHNSEELASPEKLKKWLPVDVYIGGAEHAVLHLLYARFWHKFLYDIGVVPTKEPFMKLFNQGMILGENNEKMSKSKGNVVNPDDIVESHGADTLRLYEMFMGPLDASIAWSETGLDGARRFLDRVWRLFTNEDGTISDKVTEQTGGALERSYHETVMKVTDHYEGLRFNTGISQLMVFINDAYKADTLPKEYAEGFVKLLSPIAPHLAEELWNKLGHEGSISYEAWPQYDESKLVDDEVEIVVQLNGKVKAKLTVPADATKEQLEDLAKSDARVKEQLEGKTIRKVIAVPGKLVNIVAN from the coding sequence TTGAGTTTTCAGCATCGGGAAATTGAAAAGAAGTGGCAGGATTATTGGCTGACACATAAAACATTCGCCACATCTGACTCGGAAGATAAACCAAAGTTCTATGCACTTGATATGTTTCCATACCCATCAGGAGCAGGGCTTCATGTCGGGCATCCTGAGGGCTACACAGCAACGGATATTTTATCACGCATGAAACGTATGCAGGGATATGATGTTCTTCATCCAATGGGATGGGACGCATTTGGTCTTCCAGCAGAACAGTATGCGCTAGATACAGGGAATGATCCGGCGGTCTTTACAGAAGAGAACATCAATAACTTCCGCCGCCAAATTCAATCACTCGGGTTCTCGTATGATTGGGATCGAGAAATCAACACGACTGATCCGAATTATTATAAATGGACACAATGGATTTTCTTGAAATTGTACGAAAAGGGATTGGCGTATATCGATGAAGTACCAGTGAACTGGTGCCCAGCTCTTGGAACAGTCCTTGCAAATGAAGAAGTCATTGATGGAAAAAGTGAACGCGGAGGACATCCAGTTGAAAGACGTCCGATGAAGCAATGGATGCTAAAGATTACGGCTTATGCGGACAGGCTGTTAGAAGATTTAGAAGACATTGATTGGCCTGAAAGCATTAAAGATATGCAGCGTAACTGGATTGGACGTTCAGAAGGTGCACACGTTCATTTCGAAATAGAAGGACATGACGAACAGTTTACTGTATTTACAACACGTCCTGATACATTGTTTGGTGCAACCTATGCGGTACTTGCACCAGAACATGCACTGGTTGAAAAAATTACAACAGCTACTCAAAAAGAGGCAGTCGAAGCATATATAAAAGAAATTCAATCTAAGAGCGACTTAGAGCGTACAGATCTTGCAAAAACAAAGACGGGTATTTTCACTGGCGCTTATGCCGTCAATCCATTAAATGGTGAAAAGATGCCGATCTGGATTGCAGATTACGTGCTGGCTACTTATGGAACAGGGGCGATTATGGCGGTACCTGCCCATGATGAGCGTGACTATGAATTTGCCAAAACATTTGATCTTCCAATCAAGGCAGTTGTCGAAGGCGGAGACATTGAAGAAGAAGCTTACACAGGTGATGGAAAACACATCAACTCTGATTTCCTTGATGGATTAGGAAAAGAAGAAGCGATTGAAAAAGTCATTGCATGGCTGGAAGAACATCAAAAAGGCGAAAAGAAAGTCACTTATCGTTTAAGAGATTGGCTATTTAGCCGTCAGCGTTATTGGGGTGAGCCAATTCCAATTATTCATTGGGAGGATGGAACGTCTTCAGCTGTTTCTGAGGAAGACCTTCCACTGATTTTGCCTAAGACGACTGAGATTAAGCCAAGTGGTACAGGTGAATCACCTTTAGCGAATATCAAAGATTGGGTTGAGGTTGTCGATCCTGTTACAGGTAAAAAAGGACGCCGTGAAACCAATACAATGCCGCAATGGGCAGGCAGCTGCTGGTATTTCTTACGTTATATTGACCCGCATAACTCAGAAGAACTTGCATCTCCTGAGAAGTTAAAGAAATGGCTTCCGGTTGATGTATATATCGGCGGAGCAGAACATGCTGTACTTCATCTTCTATATGCACGCTTCTGGCATAAGTTTTTGTATGATATTGGTGTTGTTCCAACAAAAGAACCTTTCATGAAATTGTTCAACCAAGGAATGATTCTTGGGGAAAATAATGAAAAAATGAGTAAATCAAAAGGAAATGTTGTCAATCCAGATGATATCGTAGAATCTCATGGTGCGGATACTTTACGACTTTATGAAATGTTCATGGGACCTTTAGATGCATCAATCGCTTGGTCTGAAACAGGACTTGATGGTGCTCGCCGTTTCCTTGATCGAGTATGGCGTCTCTTCACAAATGAAGATGGCACAATCAGTGATAAAGTAACGGAGCAAACTGGAGGCGCCTTAGAACGCAGCTATCATGAAACTGTGATGAAGGTAACAGACCATTATGAGGGACTGCGCTTCAATACAGGGATTTCACAATTAATGGTGTTTATCAACGATGCCTACAAGGCTGATACATTGCCGAAAGAATATGCAGAAGGCTTTGTGAAACTTCTTTCTCCAATTGCACCGCATCTAGCGGAAGAGCTTTGGAATAAACTTGGTCATGAAGGGTCTATTTCTTATGAAGCATGGCCACAATATGACGAGTCAAAGCTTGTCGACGATGAAGTAGAAATTGTCGTACAGTTGAATGGGAAAGTGAAAGCAAAATTAACTGTTCCTGCTGATGCCACTAAAGAACAATTAGAAGATCTTGCGAAAAGTGATGCACGTGTAAAAGAACAGCTTGAAGGGAAAACCATTCGCAAAGTGATTGCGGTTCCTGGGAAGCTTGTCAATATTGTTGCGAATTAA
- a CDS encoding DUF4257 domain-containing protein, producing the protein MKMLQQVIIACAIGGVMGILGHVKKKGRLEKPRMTKKFIYLGFIEDWLVGMIAATLLVLSSNPESSLHLVILSIISGYGGEAVLRSFDFVREQHSQNADSNRHNRSPHE; encoded by the coding sequence ATGAAAATGCTGCAACAAGTCATTATTGCTTGCGCCATTGGAGGGGTCATGGGCATTCTCGGTCACGTAAAGAAAAAAGGCAGGCTAGAGAAGCCCAGAATGACAAAAAAGTTTATTTATTTAGGGTTTATTGAAGATTGGCTCGTTGGGATGATTGCCGCTACACTGCTTGTCTTATCCTCAAATCCCGAATCTAGTCTGCACTTGGTCATCTTATCAATTATTTCAGGTTACGGAGGAGAAGCAGTTCTGCGAAGCTTTGACTTTGTAAGAGAACAGCATTCACAGAATGCAGACTCCAACCGTCATAACCGCTCTCCACACGAATAA
- a CDS encoding PAS domain-containing protein codes for MVSSNIFGLQKQLELIKKALDHARIGVVITDPSLEDNPIIYVNHGFTHMTGYKPDEILGRNCRFLQGKDTDQKQLDLIRQGIQNKTPITTQLKNYKKDGTFFWNELNIDPLYIEQDDKTFFIGFQKDITKQKEYEQLLEDSLQEVTSLSTPIVPIKNGVSALPLIGKLSEERFDAIVAKLTCILDDSKDDYLIVDLSGLIDVDDSVAARIFKLHHLLNLTGTELIITGIKPQLAMKMKDLDTDFHDTITYLTVKEAIKGLPIAENPV; via the coding sequence ATGGTCAGCTCGAACATCTTCGGCTTACAAAAACAGCTTGAACTCATAAAAAAAGCGCTAGATCATGCGCGGATCGGTGTTGTCATTACAGACCCTTCTTTAGAGGATAACCCTATCATTTATGTGAATCATGGCTTTACACACATGACTGGATACAAACCAGATGAGATTCTTGGGCGTAATTGTCGATTCCTTCAAGGGAAAGACACAGATCAAAAGCAGCTCGATTTAATACGTCAAGGAATTCAGAATAAAACACCTATTACCACACAGCTAAAAAATTATAAAAAAGACGGTACTTTTTTTTGGAATGAACTCAATATAGATCCTCTATACATTGAACAAGACGATAAAACATTTTTTATTGGCTTTCAAAAGGATATTACGAAACAGAAAGAATATGAACAACTCCTAGAAGATTCCTTACAGGAAGTCACCTCTCTTTCGACGCCAATCGTCCCAATCAAAAATGGTGTATCTGCTCTACCACTCATTGGAAAACTATCTGAAGAACGCTTTGATGCCATTGTCGCGAAGTTAACTTGTATATTAGATGATTCTAAGGATGATTATTTGATTGTCGATCTTTCTGGTTTAATCGATGTCGATGATTCCGTTGCAGCACGCATTTTCAAGTTGCATCATCTTCTCAATTTAACTGGAACGGAACTGATCATCACAGGGATCAAACCGCAGCTTGCCATGAAGATGAAAGACTTAGATACAGATTTCCATGATACAATTACTTATTTGACAGTTAAGGAAGCAATCAAAGGATTACCAATAGCTGAAAACCCTGTGTAA
- a CDS encoding coiled-coil domain-containing protein, translating into MMLLIIGLLCVCFAIGYAVNFFLLKHQNAQIFSKKLFYPFLILGLIFSIMSLPFAATDAPKAQADPSSEQLLKDQKQLTSDITRLKADKEELTASLEDATKDKEKLAKKLETITAEKETVKKQEKTIQALEEKIDKLASSNETLKKENKKSGNDTESSTAQRSAPKDEGKSTGGHESQKETKKESAACNIKGSVNGIYHTPSSRYYSRTKNVTKMFCSVEEAERAGYRAPKQ; encoded by the coding sequence ATGATGTTACTCATCATAGGTCTTTTATGTGTTTGTTTTGCCATTGGATATGCCGTCAATTTCTTCTTACTCAAACACCAGAATGCGCAAATCTTTTCAAAGAAATTATTTTATCCTTTCTTGATCTTGGGTCTCATCTTTTCCATTATGTCATTACCATTTGCTGCCACAGATGCACCGAAGGCACAAGCAGATCCATCTTCAGAACAGCTCTTAAAGGACCAAAAACAGCTCACTTCTGACATAACGCGCTTAAAAGCTGATAAAGAAGAACTGACCGCTTCTTTAGAGGACGCAACAAAGGATAAAGAAAAACTAGCGAAAAAGCTAGAAACCATCACCGCAGAAAAAGAAACAGTCAAAAAGCAAGAAAAGACCATTCAAGCGCTTGAAGAGAAAATAGACAAGCTTGCCTCAAGCAACGAAACACTTAAAAAAGAGAACAAGAAAAGCGGCAACGATACGGAGTCTTCTACAGCTCAACGCTCCGCTCCTAAAGATGAAGGAAAAAGCACAGGCGGTCATGAATCACAGAAGGAAACAAAAAAAGAATCTGCAGCCTGTAACATCAAAGGAAGTGTCAACGGTATTTATCACACACCGAGCAGCAGATACTACTCTAGAACCAAAAATGTAACTAAAATGTTTTGCTCCGTAGAAGAAGCAGAGCGTGCAGGGTACCGGGCACCTAAGCAATAG
- a CDS encoding ABC transporter permease — MKFRDQVKFIRRNMKKNRLRVFMTILATTMACSFLIVLASVGFGLQKSAQDEIMKQQIITEVKVLGKEKGDVKVDDLKKYDHVKSVVSRTAINPSVNVELGDRSSETQAALTDMKEEKEAGLELDRGKVPTSANEIVVGYHMAEQMWTKKERQAYEKKLNQTSNGEEMPEEPKGYTKDILNKVIQVKVPKLNEENEVVKEKTFDFRVVGVLKKPNLEWQEDHKILIPNAYEKEFGQVLDLSPEAGNVEKMTSVYADKFDNVGALTNKLTDEGYQVISVTNQLEGMDMFFTVFKIGLIFVGCIAVIISAIGIFNTMTMAVTERTQEIGIMKAIGANPSIIKRMFLMESAYIGVIGSIIGIIISYIISFAVNLIIPAILSSMSEGGSSEQFSITFSYIPLSLVITATVISAGVAILSGLNPARKATKTNVLAALRREI, encoded by the coding sequence TTGAAATTTAGAGATCAGGTCAAATTCATTAGAAGAAACATGAAGAAAAATAGACTACGTGTGTTTATGACCATTCTTGCGACGACAATGGCATGCTCTTTCTTAATCGTTTTAGCATCTGTCGGCTTTGGTCTGCAAAAATCAGCGCAAGATGAAATTATGAAACAGCAAATCATTACTGAAGTGAAAGTGTTAGGCAAGGAAAAAGGTGACGTCAAAGTAGATGATTTAAAGAAATATGATCATGTGAAATCTGTCGTCTCAAGAACAGCGATCAATCCATCGGTTAACGTCGAGCTTGGTGACCGCTCAAGTGAAACGCAGGCAGCTCTAACCGATATGAAAGAAGAAAAAGAAGCAGGGCTTGAGCTAGACCGAGGAAAAGTTCCGACATCAGCGAACGAAATTGTGGTCGGGTATCATATGGCTGAACAAATGTGGACAAAAAAAGAACGCCAAGCCTATGAAAAAAAATTAAATCAGACATCAAATGGCGAAGAAATGCCAGAGGAGCCTAAGGGCTACACAAAAGATATTTTAAATAAAGTGATTCAAGTCAAAGTACCGAAACTCAACGAAGAAAATGAAGTCGTCAAAGAAAAAACATTTGATTTCCGTGTAGTAGGTGTGTTGAAAAAGCCAAACCTGGAGTGGCAAGAAGATCATAAAATTCTTATTCCAAATGCGTATGAAAAGGAATTTGGTCAAGTACTCGATCTATCTCCTGAGGCAGGAAATGTCGAGAAAATGACCTCTGTCTATGCAGATAAATTCGACAATGTCGGTGCACTCACGAATAAGCTCACAGATGAGGGCTACCAAGTCATTTCTGTGACGAATCAGCTCGAAGGAATGGATATGTTCTTTACAGTCTTCAAAATTGGACTTATTTTTGTTGGATGTATTGCGGTCATTATTTCTGCGATCGGAATTTTCAATACGATGACAATGGCAGTAACAGAGCGGACACAAGAAATTGGGATTATGAAAGCAATTGGCGCGAATCCATCCATTATCAAGCGAATGTTCCTTATGGAAAGTGCTTATATTGGGGTGATTGGGTCGATCATTGGTATTATCATCTCATATATCATTAGTTTCGCCGTTAACTTAATCATTCCAGCCATTTTATCGTCTATGTCAGAGGGAGGGTCAAGTGAACAATTCTCGATTACCTTCTCCTACATTCCACTTAGCCTTGTGATTACAGCAACAGTGATTAGTGCAGGGGTAGCCATCCTTTCAGGGCTCAACCCAGCACGTAAAGCAACAAAAACGAATGTATTAGCAGCATTAAGAAGAGAAATCTAA
- a CDS encoding ABC transporter ATP-binding protein — translation MIQIQALDHVFKIGKKGRENEIPVLKGIDLSIKRGDIACIVGRSGSGKSTLLNLISGYITPTGGQIVIDGTDVTGFNEKEWADFRLDHFGFIFQSFQLIGSLTTYENVELPLTLKGVKPSERKAKVNEMLKRVGLEHHAGHYPNELSGGQQQRVSIARALILNPSIILADEPTGSLDSETEGEILAFIQQLNREKGITFVIITHDDEVASIADTTFQLHDGVLKKGEQSIEI, via the coding sequence ATGATTCAGATTCAAGCGTTAGATCATGTGTTTAAAATTGGTAAAAAGGGCAGAGAGAATGAGATTCCTGTGTTAAAAGGGATTGACTTATCTATTAAAAGAGGCGACATTGCTTGTATAGTGGGGCGAAGTGGCTCGGGGAAATCTACCCTATTGAACTTAATTTCAGGATATATTACGCCGACGGGCGGACAAATTGTCATTGATGGTACCGATGTGACAGGATTTAATGAAAAAGAATGGGCGGACTTCCGCTTAGATCACTTTGGTTTTATCTTTCAAAGCTTTCAATTGATCGGGAGCTTAACAACGTATGAAAATGTTGAACTTCCGCTCACTTTAAAAGGTGTGAAGCCGTCTGAACGAAAGGCGAAAGTAAATGAAATGCTGAAACGAGTAGGTCTAGAACATCATGCAGGGCATTACCCGAATGAGTTGTCAGGCGGGCAGCAGCAGCGTGTGAGTATTGCAAGAGCCTTGATTTTAAATCCATCTATTATTTTAGCGGATGAACCAACAGGCAGTCTAGATTCAGAAACCGAAGGGGAAATTTTAGCTTTTATCCAGCAGCTCAATCGTGAAAAAGGAATCACATTTGTCATCATTACACATGACGATGAAGTTGCTTCAATCGCAGATACCACGTTTCAGCTCCATGATGGTGTATTAAAGAAAGGGGAACAATCCATTGAAATTTAG